A region of the Oceanihabitans sp. IOP_32 genome:
CAAAATTCAATAATTGAATTTGTAAATTTTTTATTTGATTGTTTTTATTTATCAAAAAAATAAAAAGTATTTGAGTATTGAAAATGGTATGATAAAAATAAACAGTCCTTTTGGAAAAAAAACTAGAGATTGAAGAAATAAAACAGATTAACAAATTCGCGGGCGACTATATTTTAAAATCAGATAGCAAGGAACTTGTAATTAATACGCTCATAATCGATTCAAATTCTCTTAGTTTATTGGATGCGGAATTGGAAAAACTTAACATAGAATGGCGTTAAAGTTTGAAGAAAAACAGTTTATATATTTAAACGAGACTATTATTTCCCAAAAAAAAAAAAAACATATATTCTTAGATTTTAGCATTAGTTTATTGTAATTTTGTATTGAAGTAAATCGCCTTATCGCTGTCTCGATTTTTCGAGGTGGAGGAAAGTCCGAACACCAAAGTGCAACATAGTGGTTAACAGCCACCAGTCGAGAGGCTAGGAAAAGTGCAACAGAAAGAATGTACAGGTTATGCTGTAGTGAAATCAGGTAAACTCTATGTGGTGCAATGCCATGTAAACCAGTGCTTGAGAGTGGCACGTTCGATGCTGGAGGGTAGGCAGCTAAAGTGTTTTGGTAACAAAACACGCAGATAAATGATAAGGAGGTCTTGTTTTTTTTTAAACTTTAGACTTACAGAATTCGGCTTATAGATTTGCTTAATTATAAATAACCCTTCTTAATCAGTTAAGAAGGGTTTTTTAATAAGCGTTTTATTCTACGGCTAAAGAGGTGTTTTGTTCGAGTTGTTCGGCCTCTAATTCGATAAATGCAGCCGTTAGTTTTGCAGTGTCGTAATAACCGTATTCTTTTAATATTTTTCCATCTAAAAACTGGGTGGTTAAATGCACCGGAAAAGTTATTTCTTTACCATTAGCTTTTAGTTTACCACTCCAAACCGACCAGTAGTTTACCCATTTATTATTGTCCTTATCGATAACCATTTCTAAAATGGTCTTGTCTTCAACAAAACCATAAGAAGCGAAGTTAGCGATAATATCTTGTTGGCGTTTTAAGCTTTCTAAATAAGGAATTCCTGTATTTTGGTTGTGAAATACTTGTGCGCTGTCTAAAAATTGCGATTTATAGGTGGTCCAATCTTGATTTTCGTATGCCTTTATACGCGTTTTTATGGCTTCAATTTCTTGAGATTCAGAAAAATACTGCTGTGGTTTGTTATCACAAGATAAAATAAGACTAAAAATGAGACCTAAGAGGAAGAGCTTTTTCATTATGTTTAAGGTATTGGTTCATATTAATTTCCCGCAAATAACCCTAAACAAACGTCATGGTGTATAAGACTTCGATGTGCTGTTAAGTATAGTAATAGAGTTTAGTAGTTTTTGCTGAATACTAATATATTAAAAAAATGGCAGTTATTAGCTTAAAAATCAAAAAACTAGTCAGCTTTGAAAAAACTAAATATATTTCCGCCATAACTTTTGGAGTCGCTAAAATTGTCGAGATGTGATAAATCGGTATGTTTGGAATGCTCAATAATAAGCCAACCGTCTTCTAACAAGAGCTCATTCTTAAAAACTAATACCACTATGTTTGCAAACTGATCTACAGTGAAGTCGTAAGGCGGATCTGCAAAAATAATATGGGCTTGTTGCGTAGCTTTTTCTAGATATGTAAACACATTGCTTTTAACAGTATGTATGGGCATACTAAAGGCTTGGGCCGTTTTATTAATGAATTTAATACACCCAAAATTTTGATCTACACTAGTGATGTGCTCGGTGCCACGTGAGGCGAATTCGTAACTTATATTACCTGTTCCAGCAAATAAATCGACCACGGTAATGGCTCCAAAGTCAAAGTTATTGTTAATAATATTAAATAACGATTCCTTAGCCATATCTGTTGTAGGACGCACAGGTAAGTTTTTTGGGGCAATAATTTTTCTACTTTTATGTGTTCCTGATATAATACGCATTAAAAACTATGTATTAAAGTGAAATTACTATGATTGTATTGTGGCTGAGCATTTATACTATATTTGTAGTTGTCTTCTCGGTCTCCAAGAAAAACAAATCCAATATATTTATAAGCGATGATGTATAAATCATCCTTATTATCTATTTCCCCAATAAAAACTAAAGTTAGCGTCTCTGGGTTTATCTGCAGTTGTTCTGCTGTAAAAAGTACATAATAAATAAAATCTTCTTTGGTACTGTAATGGAATGTATTATACAATAGTAATTTCCCACTTTTTACTACAATAATTTCAAAGCGATCGTTATCAATATTTACAAAAAACTTAGTGTTTGTACTTTGCTTCTCCGATGTTAAAATACGTTCTATTAAAATAGTCGAAAAGTGTTTATAGGTAAAGCTTCCAAACCTATCGTATATAAAATTATTAATATTTATGTACGGCACATATACATTTACGCTATGGTTTGTTGGTATGTCATCGTAAGCGATAAAATCTGATTTAAGAATTTTAGAGTTAAACTTTAAATAATCGGCTAAGCAATCTTCTCTAAAAAATTTCTTAGGAACTAGGGTAGAGAGTTCGTTATCGTGAATTACATTTACCTTATTAAAGGTAGTTTGCAGTACAGCTTCTTCACTAAACT
Encoded here:
- a CDS encoding RsmD family RNA methyltransferase, with the protein product MRIISGTHKSRKIIAPKNLPVRPTTDMAKESLFNIINNNFDFGAITVVDLFAGTGNISYEFASRGTEHITSVDQNFGCIKFINKTAQAFSMPIHTVKSNVFTYLEKATQQAHIIFADPPYDFTVDQFANIVVLVFKNELLLEDGWLIIEHSKHTDLSHLDNFSDSKSYGGNIFSFFKAD
- a CDS encoding DUF3822 family protein; protein product: MLAATKTYHKDNHLELSIQISLSGLSFCILNHSTNTITALKQLDFEKKLNPFEVLHKLEYQFSEEAVLQTTFNKVNVIHDNELSTLVPKKFFREDCLADYLKFNSKILKSDFIAYDDIPTNHSVNVYVPYININNFIYDRFGSFTYKHFSTILIERILTSEKQSTNTKFFVNIDNDRFEIIVVKSGKLLLYNTFHYSTKEDFIYYVLFTAEQLQINPETLTLVFIGEIDNKDDLYIIAYKYIGFVFLGDREDNYKYSINAQPQYNHSNFTLIHSF